The Plasmodium brasilianum strain Bolivian I chromosome 14, whole genome shotgun sequence genome contains a region encoding:
- a CDS encoding U1 small nuclear ribonucleoprotein A, with translation MNSKTVNNANNNKGTIEPFTNSNIHPIPSDIHNSSQNQLINKTTNNRNNSTNNVQNENFILLNSNYCSVDMQNKGNNITNESYIKLEQNYNGDIMNANNFTPNNDSTKRNSIPSNGTGNADNIETLNNSNNMNSSGNSSATVNLNTSANSNSCADPNANVNPDENANTNNIINNSHNNANYNMNPNCNPNMNYNMHGKAMGNAKTMYSQYPVNMNALMNMYPNNDNMPNPLRMPMYPTQQNIVYNNNMNFMNSKAYLKHLKYNKVITADPSIQPNETLYVKNLNDRIKSEEMKKSLKDLFKQYGVIEDLIVMKSFWRKGQAWIVYDNIESSTKALNALQGFVLFGKIMQINYSHNKSDIHSKRDGTFVERSKQPKKPKQVLEREQRQKEIFERMHRSYLEMQMKNFNIMNNIEIEKKQKIDLSQMDKQALIAKAQAKAYEEKNKKKGEDLSKRNNINNNNNMYHPPFYPMNNFVPIQSNVVIACKILFVENVVENVNTQAFNDLFKNFAGFIEARIIPQRNVAFVDYSDEAAATYAMKALQNYELQGSKLKISYAKR, from the exons atgaaTAGCAAAACGGTAAACAATGCAAACAATAATAAGGGGACTATTGAACCTTTCACGAATTCAAACATACATCCGATACCTAGTGATATTCATAACAGTTCGCAGAATCaactaataaataaaacaactaataatagaaataatagcACAAACAAcgtacaaaatgaaaatttcaTACTTTTAAATTCGAATTATTGTAGTGTAGATATGCAGaataaaggaaataatattacCAATGAAAGTTATATCAAATTGGAGCAAAATTATAATGGGGATATTATGAATGCTAATAATTTTACCCCCAATAATGATAGTACTAAAAGAAATTCCATACCCTCAAACGGCACAGGAAATGCAGATAACATTGAAACTCTGAATAATTCgaataatatgaacagttCAGGTAATTCCAGTGCAActgtaaatttaaatacgAGTGCAAATTCAAATTCATGTGCAGATCCAAATGCGAATGTAAATCCAGATGAAAATGCCaatactaataatattataaataattctcATAATAACgcaaattataatatgaatCCAAATTGCAATCCAAATATGAATTACAATATGCACGGAAAAGCAATGGGTAATGCAAAGACAATGTATAGCCAGTATCCAGTAAATATGAATGCACTAATGAATATGTATccaaataatgataatatgcCAAATCCTTTACGAATGCCTATGTATCCAACACAGcaaaatatagtatataataataatatgaattttatgaatagtaaagcatatttaaaacacctaaagtataataaagtaattaCTGCTGATCCAAGCATACAGCCAAATGAAACATTAtacgtaaaaaatttaaatgatagAATTAAATctgaagaaatgaaaaaaagctTAAAAGATCTATTCAAACAATATGGAGTAATTGAAGATTTAATAGTTATGAAATCCTTTTGGAGAAAGGGACAAGCGTGGATTGTTTATGACAATATTGAAAGTTCAACAAAAGCATTAAATGCATTACAAGGATTTGTACTATTCggaaaaataatgcaaataaattattctcaTAACAAAAGTGACATACATTCAAAAAGAGATGGTACATTTGTTGAAAGATCAAAACAGCCAAAAAAACCAAAACAAGTACTTGAACGAGAGCAAAgacaaaaagaaatttttgaGAGAATGCATAGGAGTTATTTGGAAAtgcaaatgaaaaattttaatataatgaataatattgaaatagaaaaaaaacagaaaattgATTTAAGTCAAATGGATAAACAAGCATTAATTGCAAAAGCCCAAGCAAAAgcatatgaagaaaaaaataaaaaaaaaggcgaaGATTTgtcaaaaagaaataatattaataataataataatatgtatcaTCCACCTTTTTACCCTATGAACAACTTCGTGCCTATACAAAGTAATGTAGTAATAGCatgcaaaattttatttgtcGAAAATGTTGTAGAAAATGTTAACACTCAAGCTTTCaatgatttatttaaaaattttgctGGATTTATTGAAGCTAGAATTATTCCACAAAGAAATGTTGCCTTTGTTGACTATTCTGACGAAGCAGCAGCAACCTATGCAATGAAAG ctttacaaaattatgaattacAAGGAtccaaattaaaaatatcatatgCCAAAAGATAA
- a CDS encoding exosome complex component RRP40, which yields MEDTVFISGDYVNVEKNKINKINENNFEKIHDSEYDSIYRSKCSGILLKTPYYPYKYDIMNKSHKYIPKVGDLVIGIVKSKKLDYYIMDINCNCECIIHKIESFKYATKSSFPNLMNGTLLYMIVEKINLDNNSVVASCINSADVKSWINYENYLGELVDGFLFPVNISYSKSLIGDRCYILDLIGKDINYEIAIGHNGRVWVKTDDPQETNMIHSALRYSYGMTKTQMDVLWKSINNLRKKAT from the exons atggaAGATACTGTTTTTATAAGCGGGGATTATGTTAATgttgagaaaaataaaataaataaaattaatgaaaataattttgagaAAATTCATGACAGTGAGTATGACAGCATATACAGAAGTAAATGTTCAGGGATCTTGTTAAAAACACCATATTATCcttataaatatgatataatgaACAAAAGCCACAAGTATATACCCAAAGTAGGTGATCTAGTAATAGGTATAGTAAAATCAAAGAAGCtagattattatattatggaTATCAATTGTAACTGTGAATGTATTATACACAAAATTGAGAGTTTTAAGTATGCTACAAAAAGTAGTTTTCCTAACTTAATGAACGGTACATTGCTATATATGATagtggaaaaaattaatttggATAATAATAGTGTTGTTGCTAGCTGTATTAATTCAGCAGATGTAAAATCATGGATAAATTATGAGAATTATTTGGGGGAATTAGTAGATGGCTTTTTATTTCCAGTTAATATTTCTTACTCAAAAAGCTTAATAGGAGACAGGTGTTATATATTAGATTTAATTGGGAAAGATATTAATTACGAAATAGCAATTGGTCATAATGGAAG aGTATGGGTTAAAACGGATGATCCGCAGGAAACTAATATGATACACAGCGCTCTGCGGTACTCCTATGGGATGACTAAAACACAG aTGGATGTTTTATGGAAGTCTATTAATAACTTACGTAAAAAAgctacataa
- a CDS encoding U3 small nucleolar RNA-associated protein 6: MMNKVCKFLDNMVYEFNDLQRKGIFTENEIRAIANKRRHHEYSIVGTSSLLINFILYLEFEMNLESLREKRKSEKKDQLTEEIQEYNILIKSHHCEYINLKKEMKKEKCAKKWKNIKKSLHKIENDIKHYKNCILKIEKKLEKLLQYSLSDNSLSKRIIKIFQSCLKKHYNNILVWLHYFNFCFIKHKKDELENAILHSLKYHMKNELIWLFYLYYFYTIRKNILYTRKLYARAILFVPSSLCLNILYFNIEFDILFKLLENFRQKEDNSNNKFGKFNEFCRNERKREAGNDETVGRTNKDLLKINIDENNDANEHIDKESNEDESTTIKDEEKYGLDVVIFLAKRYLKTFQKDKSNLYIFIVILLNVYLKMEKNKWINNYILQYQDFKNLVFDSIEMYKLEQPCFYYYLFINKCVRKGNLDFYQDNDFLFLKNNYYTNYSNNFFKNCSKNNILHTYFNATEINSLLLDLFNSLNNDLMIYLFCLLLTNIFYTFNDYNNISDVFKIDVSNSVKLPHEENSVAKLTDITLDEIEQDKQKEQSNECKSNKNILFYMNDPVLTSHEKLKIFQFLKDEIFLCGNYKFDRINTEYIKERDAGTYHFLHKLNFFACVCLFENRHSQVSKNNLIYDVDEIGRNCDILSSMLYFSLFNKKNLEMSKMKKKRPHVVDQILITQHCQNKKRKMTPTLLRKEHNELNNKVMNSHLKMKAANCKNVYESDSDNMSISESESGGENESGGESESGGESENGGESESGGESESEDRSECKNQCSGASGSESKSKDENESEIQSAVESGSEGDNQRRKLNEEDKSTEGKMELSGNKTNFLKENKVPEKEVFIIDELLLLLSKEIETFVKIAILKCILNLIIFLNNEDIKHYLTRAVAEEYEKIRKKPLNSLTKNEVNNLIHLYKKVYNDELKAI, translated from the coding sequence ATGATGAACAAGGTATGTAAATTTTTGGATAATATGGTTTACGAGTTTAACGACTTGCAGAGGAAAGGCATATTTacagaaaatgaaataagaGCAATTGCAAATAAAAGAAGACATCACGAATACTCAATTGTTGGTACCTcttctttattaattaacttcattttatatttagaatTTGAGATGAACCTAGAAAGTTTAAGGGAAAAGAGAAagtcagaaaaaaaagatcaaCTAACAGAGGAAATTCAAGAGTATAATATACTGATAAAAAGTCACCATTGTGAGtacattaatttaaaaaaagaaatgaaaaaggaaaaatgtgccaagaaatggaaaaatataaaaaagtcattacataaaattgaaaatgatattaaacattataaaaattgcatcttaaaaattgaaaagaaactagaaaaattattacaatataGTTTATCAGATAACTCTTTATCAAAAAggataattaaaatttttcaatcatgtttaaaaaaacattataataatattctaGTATGgttacattattttaacttttgcTTTATAAAGCACAAAAAAGATGAATTAGAAAATGCTATATTGCATAGTCTAAAATATCATATGAAGAATGAATTAATATGGTTATTTTAcctttactatttttatactatacgaaaaaatatactttataCAAGGAAGTTGTATGCAAGGGCTATCTTATTTGTACCTAGTAGCCTTTGTCTAAACatactatattttaatatagaatttgatatactttttaaattattagaaaACTTTAGGCAGAAAGAAGATAATTCGAATAACAAGTTTGGgaaatttaatgaattttGTAGAAATGAGAGGAAAAGAGAAGCAGGAAATGATGAAACTGTTGGAAGGACGAATAAGGACcttctaaaaataaacatcGATGAAAATAACGACGCGAATGAGCATATAGACAAGGAAAGCAATGAGGACGAATCTACTACTATTAAAGACGAAGAAAAATATGGCCTAGAtgtagtaatatttttagcaAAAAGATACCTTAAAACTTTTCAGAAAGATAAAagcaatttatatattttcatagttatacttttaaatgtgtatttaaaaatggaaaaaaataaatggatCAATAATTACATTCTTCAGTATCaagattttaaaaatttagttTTTGATTCAATAGAAATGTATAAACTTGAGCAACcatgtttttattactatttattcattaataaatGTGTGCGTAAGGGAAATTTAGACTTTTATCAAGATAAcgattttctctttttaaaaaataattactacACCAATTacagtaataatttttttaaaaattgctCTAAAAACAATATTCTTCACACATATTTCAACGCAACTGAAATAAACAGTTTACTGCTTGATCTGTTTAACTCCCTTAATAATGACcttatgatatatttattttgcttacTACTTACGAACATATTTTATACGTTCAATGATTATAACAACATTTCCGACGTTTTTAAAATAGACGTTTCTAATAGTGTAAAATTACCCCATGAGGAGAACTCCGTGGCTAAATTGACAGATATTACACTTGATGAAATAGAACAggataaacaaaaagaacaaagCAATGAATGCAAAAGCAATAAGAATATACTGTTTTATATGAACGATCCCGTATTAACAAGTCatgagaaattaaaaatttttcaatttttaaaggatgaaatatttttgtgtggtaattataaatttgatAGAATTAAtacagaatatataaaagaaagagaCGCAGGtacttatcattttttacataagcTAAATTTTTTTGCGTGTGTATGTTTATTTGAAAACAGGCATTCTCAagtaagtaaaaataatctCATTTACGATGTTGACGAAATTGGTAGAAACTGTGATATTCTCTCATCAATGCTTTACTTTTCCTTATTTAACAAGAAAAACCTCGAAATGAGTAAGATGAAAAAGAAGCGACCTCACGTAGTTGATCAAATTCTTATAACACAACATTGTCAAAACAAAAAACGGAAAATGACACCCACTCTCCTGAGGAAGGAACACAACGAACTAAACAATAAGGTAATGAACTCTCATCTTAAAATGAAGGCAGCcaattgtaaaaatgtttatgAAAGTGATAGCGATAATATGAGTATAAGTGAAAGTGAAAGTGGGGGTGAAAATGAAAGCGGAGGTGAAAGTGAAAGCGGAGGTGAAAGTGAAAACGGAGGTGAAAGTGAAAGCGGAGGTGAAAGTGAAAGCGAAGATAGAAGCGAATGTAAAAACCAATGTAGTGGCGCAAGTGGAAGCGAAAGTAAAAGCaaagatgaaaatgaaaGTGAAATCCAAAGTGCAGTTGAAAGTGGTAGCGAAGGAGATAATCAAAGGAGAAAACTGAATGAGGAGGACAAAAGTACCGAAGGAAAAATGGAACTGAGTGGAAATAAAacgaattttttaaaagaaaacaaagtACCCGAAAAAGAAGTTTTTATTATCGATGAATTGCTTTTGTTACTTAGTAAAGAAATTGAaacatttgtaaaaatagcCATTTTAAAGTGTATCTTAaacttaattatatttttaaataatgaggACATAAAACACTACTTAACTAGGGCAGTCGCAGAAgagtatgaaaaaataaggaaaaaaccACTAAACAGCTTgacaaaaaatgaagtaaataatttaatccATTTGTATAAAAAAGTGTATAATGATGAACTTAAAGCAATATAA
- a CDS encoding DnaJ protein, whose amino-acid sequence MDEPKTIEKKLQDEGLHMENILKNEITQGNDGNGKNVEIHISSDSKEKNGNSSNSGNISNPLGRIVTNCDKSNKGVDNIANSEKGTSKNNNESDNNSFSGIDNNNVSTEKEEIEEVNEDKLNELFDDFLKDIENVSTTKDNNQDGEKKLNKGDAQKEIRRILANKNSSPFEIFEICENINMEIIKSKYRRLSVLIHPDKCKIEKASEAFHILNKAYEELKKDDIKDQYKSVYEIAKKNIIKKLNLKKKKNEIGEYLNQKEDEYEISKEVKQLINEECEILLKEQKEKIEYAQKCKLANLRYAQEKEEEKMQEELKKEKERKLWVEGQDERVNSWKNFKKENLKSEKEFQLYKNVSKKKEERTEEEKKKLKKLPISNNEQSNMHKKRRKK is encoded by the coding sequence atggaTGAACCAAAAACTATAGAAAAAAAGCTACAAGATGAAGGATTACATATGGAGAATAttctaaaaaatgaaattactCAGGGGAACGATGGGAATGGGAAAAATGTGGAAATTCATATAAGTAGTGATAGTAAGGAGAAAAATGGCAATTCATCGAATAGTGGTAATATAAGTAACCCATTAGGAAGAATAGTAACAAATTGTGATAAGAGTAATAAAGGAGTAGATAATATTGCAAATAGCGAGAAGGGTACATCcaaaaataataacgaaAGTGATAATAACTCATTTAGCGGgattgataataataatgtaagtactgaaaaggaagaaatagAAGAAGTAAATGAAGACAAATTGAACGAATTGTTTGATGACTTCTTAAAAGACATAGAAAATGTTTCCACAACAAAGGATAACAACCAAGATGgggagaaaaaattaaataaaggaGATGCACAAAAGGAGATAAGAAGAATATTagctaataaaaatagctcACCGTTTGAAATCTTTGAGATATgcgaaaatataaatatggagataataaaaagtaaatatagaaGATTATCTGTCCTCATTCATCCTGATAAATGTAAGATTGAAAAAGCTAGTGAAGcgtttcatattttaaataaagcatatgaagaattaaaaaaagatgataTTAAAGATCAATATAAGAGTGTCTACGAAATAGccaaaaaaaacataataaaaaaattaaatttaaaaaagaaaaaaaacgaaataggTGAGTATTTAAACCAAAAAGAAGACGAATATGAAATTAGTAAGGAGGTGAAACAGCTAATTAATGAAGAATGTGAAATTTTACTAAAAGAACAAAAGGAGAAAATAGAATATGCTCAAAAATGTAAACTAGCCAATCTGAGATATGCTCAGgaaaaagaggaagaaaaaatgcAGGAGgagttaaaaaaagaaaaagaaagaaaattatgGGTTGAAGGACAAGACGAACGGGTAAATAGttggaaaaattttaaaaaggaaaatttgaAAAGTGAGAAAGAATTtcagttatataaaaatgtaagtaaaaagaaagaagaacgaacagaagaagaaaagaagaaattgaaaaaacTTCCTATTAGCAACAACGAGCAAAGTAATATGcataagaaaagaagaaaaaaatga
- a CDS encoding ATP-dependent RNA helicase DBP6: protein MFNSVVLKNKYCCNKLVKNILSFEEKYTYLFFFNHSYKYICIGRNSFEINGRERKSKLLKSESKCITSYTSRRRNISKIENSSFCENSNGRKLINVEITSGYATTNEGSNNQELTWTLKEDNNIECTNTQEVENKNHEARVNTKDTEEHSFEKITADYDIKNEGSKLTIEDADEIDEDTKKSLLEVFKYKHFTDVQKIIYENIIKDRKKNDLLVQAKTGTGKTISYLLLVIDDIIKNRILSVHTLIIVPTRELANQIYNEAKLLLTFKNNINVLTLIGGIKRREDQINIRRVKPDIIVCTVGRLLDHFECTYLFNTLFENLKMLIIDEADQLLSLGYQNDISRILTYLPKSRRNFLFSATLCHSLDDIRKKMCKTDYIFLNCIRDTSKHTNDQLKQYVIFHKAIDTTLILYNLLIEHMRLNQFTYKILVFFPTARATSFYANFFKNQLKISVYEIHRKKEAAHRQITSNRFSVESVGILFTSDISSRGVNYPDVTLIIQVNCAISREQYIHRVGRTARCNREGTSIILLNEADELFYQQIKDLNIEKLNSNDYILKNTNVSNYLNSWMSNTQLLYLAYAYYSSLLRFYKTKYAILKLTDDEIIDVVNNTLLSTGLVEQPHISSKLAITLNMQNNAKLKIRKDLDDLLL from the coding sequence ATGTTCAATTCAGTTGTCCTCAAAAACAAGTACTGCTGTAACAAATTagtcaaaaatattttatcatttgaagaaaaatatacgtatttatttttcttcaatcacagctataaatatatatgcataggAAGGAACTCATTTGAGATTAATGGTAGGGAAAGGAAAAGTAAATTGCTAAAATCAGAGAGCAAATGTATTACATCATACACTTCGAGAAGAAGAAATATTagtaaaatagaaaattccTCATTTTGTGAAAATTCAAATGGTAGGAAATTAATCAATGTCGAAATAACCAGTGGTTATGCTACTACAAACGAAGGAAGCAATAATCAGGAATTAACGTGGACACTCAAAGAGGACAATAACATAGAATGTACAAATACACAAGAggtggaaaataaaaatcatgAAGCACGTGTTAATACAAAAGACACAGAAGAACACTCTTTTGAGAAGATTACCGCGgattatgatataaaaaatgaaggcTCAAAATTAACAATAGAAGATGCGGACGAAATTGATGAAGACACAAAAAAGAGTTTATTAGAAGTGTTTAAATACAAACACTTCACAGatgttcaaaaaataatatatgaaaatataataaaagatagAAAAAAGAACGATTTACTTGTTCAGGCGAAAACAGGAACCGGTAAGACCATATCGTACTTACTTTTAGTAATTGATgatatcataaaaaatagaatattaaGCGTCCATACACTTATAATAGTACCTACGCGAGAATTAGCAAaccaaatatataatgaagcaaaattattattaacctttaaaaataatattaatgttttAACTCTAATTGGaggaataaaaagaagagaagatcaaataaatattagaAGAGTTAAACCAGATATTATTGTTTGTACTGTCGGAAGATTACTAGATCACTTTGAATGCacctatttatttaataccttatttgaaaatttgaaaatgttaataattgACGAAGCTGATCAATTGTTAAGTTTGGGGTATCAAAATGATATTAGTCGAATATTAACTTATTTACCAAAAAGTAGAaggaattttcttttttcagcAACGTTATGTCATAGTTTAGATGACATAAGAAAGAAAATGTGTAAGActgattatatatttttaaattgtataaGAGATACTTCAAAACATACAAATGATCAACTGAAACAATATGTTATATTCCATAAAGCAATAGATACAACTCTTATTTTATACAACTTACTAATTGAACATATGCGCTTAAATCAATTtacatacaaaatattagtttttttcCCTACAGCTAGAGCAACTTCATTTTATGcaaacttttttaaaaatcagCTCAAAATTAGCGTATACGAAATACAtaggaaaaaagaagcagCACATAGACAAATTACATCTAACAGATTTTCTGTAGAATCCGTtggtattttatttacatcaGATATAAGTTCTAGGGGTGTGAATTATCCTGATGTTACTTTAATTATTCAAGTGAATTGTGCTATATCGAGGGaacaatatatacataggGTTGGTAGAACAGCTAGATGCAATAGAGAAGGTACTAGTATTATCTTATTGAATGAAGCTGATGAACTATTTTATCAACaaataaaagatttaaatatagaaaaattaaattcaaatgattatattttaaaaaatacgaatgtttctaattatttaaatagcTGGATGTCTAATACACAGCTCTTGTATTTAGCGTATGCATATTATTCATCTTTATTGCgattttataaaacaaaatatgctATCCTTAAATTAACGGATGATGAAATTATTGATGTTGTTAACAATACTTTACTGTCCACAGGATTAGTTGAGCAACCACATATTTCAAGTAAATTAGCTATAACTTTAAATATGCAGAATAATGCGAAACTGAAAATTAGGAAAGATTTGGACGATCTGTTGCTATAG
- a CDS encoding hypothetical protein (conserved Plasmodium protein), whose protein sequence is MDISDDKLTDDNVEGVLCVISDKGDILRYKLVYPKRDEKSNNLSAASSSEEIGDDEDEHDKEYFDSIDEEKTVMSIRNEKKNTKYIQEEKYFNTDIMTECLCADNDYNFYIFDPITRGLMVIDKDKKIELYTDEYEDQSFKGISHLFYDKKGNILYVVDSGNINEENKCNLYYINKDIETMISIDVQNISYVKNICIYQKDRVNDIYVCLTKENRILRLIKKGNSYIKTDFLYLNGAYSPLFICTDNTNFILLLKDLSDYEKRGKIIEINSNAEVINSFYIAGNQFNGICYDNNMKKYFIVEKNIIYTY, encoded by the exons ATGGATATTTCCGATGATAAATTAACTGACGATA ATGTAGAGGGTGTATTATGTGTTATTTCAGATAAGGGTGATATACTTAGATATAAATTAGTATATCCAAAAAGGGATGAAAAAAGTAACAATTTATCTGCGGCATCTTCATCAGAAGAAATAGGAGATGATGAAGATGAACACGATAAGGAATATTTTGATTCCATTGATGAGGAGAAAACTGTAATGAGCAtaagaaatgaaaagaagaataccaaatatatacaggaagaaaaatattttaacactGATATTATGACAGAATGTTTGTGTGCGGACAATGATtataatttctatatatttgatccta TAACAAGGGGACTGATGGTTATAGACAAGGACAAAAAAATTGAGTTATACACTGATGAGTACGAGGATCAAAGCTTCAAAGGAATAAGCCACTTATTTTACGATAAGAAGGGGAATATCTTATATGTAGTAGATTCAGGTAATATCAACGAAGAGAATAAATgcaatttatattatataaataaagatattgAAACAATGATATCGATAGATGtacaaaatatttcttatgttaaaaatatctGTATATATCAAAAGGATAGggtaaatgatatatatgtttgtttgacaaaagaaaatagaaTCTTaaggttaataaaaaaggggaaCTCTTACATTAAAACCGACTTTTTGTATTTGAATGGAGCTTATTCTCCTTTGTTTATATGCACAGATAATACTAACTTCATCCTTTTGCTAAAAGATTTAAGTGATTAtgaaaaaaggggaaaaataatagaaataaattcCAATGCAGAAGTTATTAATTCCTTCTATATAGCCGGAAATCAGTTCAATGGTATTTGTTATGACAACAACatgaagaaatattttatagtagaaaaaaatattatttatacatattaa